Proteins from a genomic interval of Watersipora subatra chromosome 10, tzWatSuba1.1, whole genome shotgun sequence:
- the LOC137406899 gene encoding uncharacterized protein encodes MPKPSKQYAGKSQYGYQFKSDTKVNHLFYMDDIKLYANKDRDIYSLIHLTQVYSKDIGMTFGIEKCGRLILKKDYSMLTNDLRMPHSTIKDIKEGYKYLGIMQSNINEVEVRHKAITEYKKCLRQVLRSQLNARNQVMVINTYALPVI; translated from the coding sequence atgcctaaaccctctaagcaatatgctgggaAGTCTCAATACGGATACCAGTTTAAAAGTGACACCAAggtaaaccacctcttctacatggatgacatcaagctgtatgctaacaaagaTAGGGACATttattcgctaatacacctcactcaggtatacagcaaggacattggaatgaccttcggtattgagaaatgtggaaggctaattcttaaaaaAGACTATTCTATGCTCACAAATGACCTAAGAATGCCACatagtaccatcaaagatataaaagaagggtacaagtacttggggatcatgcaaagcaacatcaacgaAGTCgaagtacgtcacaaagccattaccgaatacaagaaatgccttcggcaggtcctacggagccagctcaatgctaGGAATCAAGTCATGgtaataaatacctacgcactgccagtaatatgA